One Labeo rohita strain BAU-BD-2019 chromosome 12, IGBB_LRoh.1.0, whole genome shotgun sequence genomic region harbors:
- the nhlrc2 gene encoding NHL repeat-containing protein 2 produces the protein MASYSKLSDLFPIQSQLDYALEDATTQEKKENLVHQYLHKIDEKGDLIIPDFEEGLEWLNTDGPLSFRKELSGKVVVLDFFTYCCINCMHLLPDLHQLEQSYTVEDGLVVVGVHSAKFPNEKVLQNVCSAVLRYDITHPVVNDSDARLWQDLEVSCWPTLVLLGPRGNLLFSLVGEGHREQLFLFTAAALKHYRELGLLKDHDVGIKLYRESLPPSILSFPGKIAMDPRSKRLAIADTGHHRVLVISNTGQVLHTIGGPSSGRQDGNLSEAQFSSPQGVFIKGDTVYVADTENHLVRKINLSEGKVSTLAGIGVQGTDKEGGAPGPEQPISSPWDVTLGNAGGDVLWIAMAGTHQIWALFLEDGKLPKGSNSKKGTCVRFAGSGNEENRNNAYPHKAGLAQPSGLALAPTEPWECLFIADSESSTIRSLSLKDGAVKHVVGGERDPLNLFAFGDVDGKGIDAKLQHPLGVCWDEGNSLLYVADSYNHKIKVVDPKTKQCRVLAGTGKAGNGLGPSFLDSSFNEPGGLCLGEGGKLLYVADTNNHCIKVLDLETKTVSLFPILVQQEVDAVITTATSNTPAVRKLPKLPKSAPVLTMPSITVSSGQSVTLSLKLALPAGTKLTEEAPSFWSLSAEGNEWLLEGRAVMGSIGDLSEPISIVSSIPAAPASPDPILTLDVWVYCCLVGGGACMMKAVSFKQPLLIGSTPQEGSVAVTLEHAF, from the exons ATGGCGTCTTACAGTAAGCTGTCAGATCTTTTCCCTATTCAAAGCCAGCTAGACTATGCTTTAGAGGACGCGACGACTCAAGAAAAGAAGGAAAATCTCGTACATCAGTATTTGCACAAAATAGACGAAAAGGGCGATTTAATTATACCGGATTTTGAAGAAG GACTGGAATGGTTGAACACAGACGGCCCACTGTCATTCAGGAAGGAACTGTCAGGCAAAGTGGTGGTGCTTGACTTCTTCACCTACTGCTGCATAAACTGCATGCACCTACTTCCTGATCTACACCAGCTGGAGCAGAGTTACACCGTAGAAG ATGGTCTGGTTGTCGTAGGTGTGCACTCGGCCAAATTCCCCAATGAGAAAGTCCTACAGAACGTATGCAGTGCGGTGTTAAGATATGACATCACCCATCCCGTAGTGAACGACAGCGATGCCCGCCTGTGGCAGGATCTTGAGGTGTCCTGCTGGCCCACCCTGGTGCTGCTGGGACCCAGGGGGAATCTGCTTTTCTCCCTGGTGGGTGAAGGCCATCGAGAACAGCTCTTCCTTTTCACTGCTGCTGCCCTCAAGCACTATAGAGAACTAGGGCTGCTCAAGGACCATGATGTGGGAATTAAACTGTATAGAGAATCCCTGCCCCCTTCCATCCTCTCTTTCCCTGGGAAAATAGCCATGGACCCCAGGAGCAAGCGGTTGGCTATTGCCGACACAGGACACCACAGGGTACTGGTGATCTCCAATACCGGGCAGGTGCTGCACACTATAGGGG GTCCCTCGAGTGGGAGACAAGATGGAAATTTGTCCGAGGCACAGTTCAGCTCCCCACAAGGGGTGTTCATAAAGGGAGACACGGTCTACGTGGCTGACACTGAGAACCACCTTGTTAGAAAG ATCAACCTTTCAGAAGGAAAAGTCTCGACTTTAGCTGGCATTGGCGTTCAAGGCACAGATAAAGAAGGCGGAGCACCGGGACCAGAACAGCCAATCAGCTCTCCCTGGGATGTTACCCTTGGCAACGCAG GTGGTGATGTGTTGTGGATAGCCATGGCAGGAACGCATCAGATCTGGGCTCTCTTCCTAGAGGACGGGAAGCTTCCCAAAGGGAG CAACAGCAAAAAAGGAACATGTGTGCGCTTTGCGGGCAGTGGGAATGAGGAGAACAGAAATAACGCGTACCCTCATAAAGCGGGTCTGGCTCAGCCGTCAGGCCTGGCTCTTGCCCCGACTGAGCCCTGGGAGTGTCTCTTTATCGCTGACAGTGAGAGCAGCACCATTCGGAGCCTTTCACTGAAGGATGGAGCAGTCAAACATGTGGTGGGGGGAGAGAGAGACCCTCTG AACCTGTTTGCGTTTGGAGACGTTGATGGTAAAGGCATAGATGCAAAACTGCAGCATCCATTAGGAGTGTGCTGGGATGAGGGCAACAGCCTCCTCTATGTGGCCGATTCTTACAATCACAAG ATCAAAGTGGTGGATCCAAAGACTAAGCAGTGCAGGGTGCTCGCAGGCACAGGGAAGGCTGGGAACGGACTCGGCCCGAGCTTTCTGGACTCCAGCTTCAACGAACCCGGAGGCCTGTGTCTGGGCGAGGGAGGAAAGCTGCTGTATGTGGCGGACACCAACAACCATTGCATCAAAGTCCTGGACCTGGAGACCAAAACGGTCTCTTTG TTTCCCATTTTAGTTCAGCAAGAAGTTGATGCTGTCATCACAACCGCCACTAGCAACACACCTGCGGTGAGAAAGCTTCCCAAGCTTCCCAAATCAGCCCCAGTCCTTACAATGCCATCAATCACAGTTTCTTCAGGCCAGTCAGTCACTCTTTCGCTGAAATTGGCACTACCGGCTGGGACCAAGCTGACCGAAGAAGCCCCTAGTTTCTGGAGCTTATCTGCAGAAG GTAATGAGTGGTTACTGGAAGGGCGAGCTGTCATGGGGAGCATCGGTGATCTCTCTGAACCCATCTCGATCGTCTCATCCATCCCAGCGGCCCCTGCGTCCCCAGACCCCATCCTGACGCTCGACGTCTGGGTCTACTGCTGCCTTGTTGGGGGCGGGGCTTGTATGATGAAGGCAGTGTCCTTTAAACAGCCTCTTCTGATTGGTTCCACACCTCAGGAAGGTTCTGTTGCTGTGACGCTTGAGCATGCCTTTTAA